Within Epilithonimonas zeae, the genomic segment AGCCAATGCACAATGCAAAACAGTCACTACAATCACAGAAAACTTTGACAGCTGGAAAGATATAGATAAGTGCTGGACTGTACAGAAAGGAAAAGCAATGCTGTACGCCAGTGAGAAGAAAGTGATTTTTTACTCGATGACAGATCCAAAAGAAAATATGTATCTCATCACACCAAAAGTAAAAGCTGGAAACTATACTTTGAGCCTTGACATCACAGATAATGGTGGAGAAACTTCCCTTGAAATTTTCTCAGTAGGTAAAGCAATTGATCCGAAATCTTTTGTTTCCATTGCTAAACCACAAGAAATTACAAAAGAGAGAAAAGTCATCAACATCAGTTTGAAAAAAGACAGCCACATCGGTTTGAAAGTATTATTAAACGGTGTACATCAAGCTGTGTATGTGGATAATTTGTCTTTAAAACCGAGAAAATAAATCGTATTTAATAATATTAATAAAGATTTTTAGACAAGTAAAGATTAAAATGATATTATTGCATAGTTTTTAACTATAATCAAAAATTAAACCTATGAAAACAAGATTTATTATCTTATTCACTTTTTTAAATTCACTTTTTTATCATTCTCAATTGTCGCAATTAGATATAAATTTTGATAATTACATTTCTGAAACAAATAATGATTTAAAAAATTATTTTACTTATCGTGCAAATAATTATAAATTATTTAAAGATGGATCTAATTATGTTGTACAGACACCTGTAAATGATGTTTTCCCTGACACATTTTTAACTTTATGTCCAAAGTATCATGGGGTTGATAACGAAACGATGAAAATTAGTATTGATTTTAAAACTAAATTTCACACAGGTACAGGTAAAGGACATGCTGCAGGCATATATATATTTAAAGATGGTCAACAAGGACGTATTTTTGGAAGTTATATAACAAATAAAACATTATATATTGGTGGATTAGAGAATAGTAATGATATTACTGATTTTCAATTAGGTACAAGTGATGGCTATATTGATAACACTTGGTACCGACTTTCATTGGAAATTTCAAAAATAGGTATTAACAAATATCGTCTTAAAACAGATATTTATTCCTTGGGAGAATCTGGAACTTTAGCACCAAAAAAAATAATTGGACGTACAAATGAAGGTAATAATTATAATTTCAATCCCAATAATAATGTTATAATTAATCTAACATCTACTACTAACGGTTATGGAAAATATCTAGATAATTTTTCGATTTATGGTAATAGATCCAACCTTTCTAATTGCTCTAATCTAAATACTTCAGATGTTAAAAGAAAAAACATTTTTATAGCACCTAATCCGGCAAAAGACATTATCCATGTTTCTACTGAAAAAACATTAAAATCAGTTGATATCTATGATTCATTAGGAAAATTAATTAAGACCGATTTCAAAAACAATATTGATATTTCTCAATTTTCAAAGGGGAACTACATCTTAAAAATCAAAACGGATCAAGGTGAGACTACTGAGAAACTAATTAAAGAATAATTCGTTACATTCTATTTTAAAATAAGAAAACCCCTTCAGAAAATCTGAAGGGGTTTTTAATTTAGAAAACTCATTCCTACAATTGTAAAACTCCCTTTCGTAAAAAAAACAAATAACTCTCCTATCTCACCTTATAACATCTTTCCATTTATTTATAACTGATTGGCATCTATTTTTCAGAAATTTGTATCAATAATAAAAAACTGAGCGAAGCTAGTAATCTTTGTGACCTTAAAAACATCGAATTACTAATAAAAAAACTTTGTGCTCTTTGTGTTAAAAACAAAAAAATGGAAAACCAAAATCACCATAATCACGACCACC encodes:
- a CDS encoding T9SS type A sorting domain-containing protein, with the translated sequence MKTRFIILFTFLNSLFYHSQLSQLDINFDNYISETNNDLKNYFTYRANNYKLFKDGSNYVVQTPVNDVFPDTFLTLCPKYHGVDNETMKISIDFKTKFHTGTGKGHAAGIYIFKDGQQGRIFGSYITNKTLYIGGLENSNDITDFQLGTSDGYIDNTWYRLSLEISKIGINKYRLKTDIYSLGESGTLAPKKIIGRTNEGNNYNFNPNNNVIINLTSTTNGYGKYLDNFSIYGNRSNLSNCSNLNTSDVKRKNIFIAPNPAKDIIHVSTEKTLKSVDIYDSLGKLIKTDFKNNIDISQFSKGNYILKIKTDQGETTEKLIKE